In Streptomyces paludis, the genomic stretch ACCTCGCGGGGCTGCCGCGGATTCGGCGTGATCGAATCGATCGGCACCTCGGCGAAGTACGCCACATCGGTCCCTACCGGTCCGGACTCCGCCTCCTGCTCTGGCTCTTCCGGCACCGACTCCGGCGAAATGGCCACCTGCGGCAGCGAGGTCCCCTTCAGGGTGGCCACCGTCCGATCGGCGACCAGTACCGGCGCCGCTCCGGGAGAAGGCGAGGCCACCCCGGTGGAGGGCACCTGCTTCTCCTGCGGAGCGGCGGGAATCAGCGCTTGGAGCCCGCGCCCCAAGCCTCTACGTCGCTCGCTCACTGGATCCCCTCCGACATACTCTGCTGACTGTTCTGGCTGCCCACATGCCCCTGCTGGGCGTCGTAGTGCACCCCGATCCCCCGTAGCGCGATCTCACGGGCGGCCTCGAGATACGAGAGGGATCCGCTGGATCCCGGGTCATACGTCAGCACCGTCTGGCCATAGCTCGGTGCCTCGGAGATACGTACGGACCGAGGGATGCTCGTCCTCAGTACTTCCTTGCCGAAGTGGCTCCGCACCTCGTCCGCCACCTGCGAGGCGAGCCGAGTCCTGCCGTCGTACATGGTCAGCAGAATGGTCGACACATGCAGCGACGGGTTGAGGTGGCCACGGACCAGTTCGACGTTCCGGAGCAGCTGGCCGAGCCCCTCCAGCGCGTAGTACTCGCACTGGATGGGGATCAGCACTTCCGCTCCGGCGACCATCGCGTTGACGGTCAGCAGGCCGAGCGAGGGCGGGCAGTCGATGAGGATGTAGTCCAACGGCTGCTCGTACGCCTCGATCGCCCGCTGAAGCCGGCTCTCCCGTGCCACCAGCGACACCAGCTCGATCTCCGCACCGGCGAGATCGATAGTGGCGGGGGCACAGAAGAGACCTTCGACGTCCGGCACAGGCTGGACCACCTCGGAGAGCGGCTTGCTCTCCACCAGGACGTCATAGATCGAGGGGACTTCGGCGTGGTGGTCGATCCCGAGCGCCGTGGAGGCATTGCCCTGCGGATCCAGGTCGATCACCAGAACGCGCGCTCCATGGAGCGCCAGCGAAGCGGCCAGATTAACGGTGGTGGTGGTCTTACCCACGCCACCCTTCTGGTTGGCGACGACGATGACACGCGTCTGCTCAGGGCGGGGCATCCCCTCACCGGCGCGGCCCAGTGCCTCAACGGCCAGGTGGGCAGCGCGCCCCATGGGGGTGTCGTCCATCGGGGGCGGTGTTTCACGTGAAACATCCCCCGCCGACTCGGTACGGGGACCGGGGACCGGATCGGTCATCGGTCCCGCGATGTTGGCGTCGGACCGCAAGGATTCACTCTCCTCGACTTCAGACTCGCAATGGACAGAGCCTGCCATGCTTTCGGGGTCGTGAACCAGCGAGGCCCTTGGTTCTGTGGATGAATCCACCGTTGTGGACAACCTCGTGCCCCTTCCGAGGGGCTTTCGGCCGCGCGGTGTGGCAGCCGCGCGGCCACGGCCGATGATGCCCTGGAGCAGTGAGCGACGTTTCACGTGAAACACGATGCACGGGCCTCAGGGCTAGGCCGTCACGACACTCCGCAATGCATAGGTATGGCTGCTTGTATGGAGCATCACTGATAGGCAGTACGGACTGTACGGCTCAGCGGCGCCGCCGCGCACGGCCGACCTGGGCGGCCTTGGCCCGCTTCGTCGCGAACCGGACCCCGCCCGGGCTCTCCCCGACCTTCACCCGCACCACGGTGGCCAGCGGATCGACGATGTCCTCGCCGACCTGGAGCACGGAGGTCTCCACCACACCGAGCTTGCTCAGTGCCGCACGGGCCCCCTTGATCTCCTCCTCCGCTGTATCGCCCTTCAGCGCCAGCATCTCCCCGTAGGGACGCAGCAGCGGCACTCCCCAGCCCGCCAGACGGTCCAGGGGGGCCACGGCGCGAGCCGTCACCACATGCACCGGCTGAAGCGTTCCGAGGACCTCCTCAGCCCGGCCGCGCACCACCGTCACATGGTCCAGCCCCAGCAGCTCAACGACCTCCTGGAGGAAGTTCGTCCGCCGGAGCAGCGGCTCCAGCAGGGTGATCTTCAGATCCGGCCGGACCAGCGCCAGCGGAATCCCCGGGAGCCCGGCCCCCGAGCCCACATCGCAGACCGTCACCCCCTCGGGAACGACCTCCGAGAGCACCGCGCAGTTCAGCAGATGCCGCTCCCACAGCCGCGGCACCTCACGTGGACCGATCAGACCGCGCTTGACCCCCGCGTCCGCCAGCAGCTCCGCGTAGCGGACAGCCTCCGGAAAGAACTCACCGAAAACAGTGCGCGCCTCGTCCGGCGCGGGGGGAAGCTCTGCTGCCTCCGTCACGGAACCGTCCTTCCATACCGAACCACCGATGGTGGCTGACTATCAGGCTGACAAAGATCGGCCCCGTCTGCGCAACAGACGGGGCCGAGAAATGATGGACCGCTCAGGCGGGGAGCACCACAACGAAGCGCTGCGGCTCCTCGCCCTCCGACTCACTGCGCAGACCGGCGGCCGCGACCGCGTCGTGGACGACCTTCCGCTCGAAGGGCGTCATCGGGTCGAGCTTCACCGGCTGACCGGTGCTCTTGACCTCGTCCGCGGCCTTGGCGCCCAGCTCCGCCAGCTCGGTGCGCTTCTTGGCGCGGAAGCCGGCGATGTCCAGCATGAGCCGGCTACGGTCGCCGGTCTCCCGGTGCACGGCAAGACGCGTCAGCTCCTGGAGAGCCTCCAGCACCTCGCCGTCGCGTCCCACCAGCTTCTGCAGATCCCGGCCGGAGTCGCTGATGATCGAGACCGCGGCGCGGTCGGCCTCGACGTCCATGTCGATATCGCCGTCGAGATCAGCAATATCGAGCAGACCTTCGAGGTAGTCGGCCGCGATCTCCCCTTCCTGCTCCAGGCGGGTCAGGGTGTCGCCGGGCTCGGCCTCGGCGGGGGCGGAGATGGTGCCTTCCGTCACGGATGGACTCCTTCTTACTTCTTGGACGGGTGCTTGGGCCGCTGCTGACCCTTGCGCTGCCCCGACTTGGCTTTTTGGCGCGTGGCACCGGCAGCGGGCCGGCCCGACGGCTTGGGCGGGGTGTCCTGCGGCTCGTCCTTCTTCTGCAACGAGGTCTTCGCCGGCTCATCGGTGGCCCCGGAGTCCTTGGTGTCCGCGGTGTCCGTGGAATCTTCGGGCTTCTCCGCACCCAGCTGGGCGGCGGCCTGGCGCTGCGCCTTGGTCAGCCTCTTGGGCTGCTGCCGCTTCTGGGCGCTAC encodes the following:
- a CDS encoding ParA family protein; this encodes MAGSVHCESEVEESESLRSDANIAGPMTDPVPGPRTESAGDVSRETPPPMDDTPMGRAAHLAVEALGRAGEGMPRPEQTRVIVVANQKGGVGKTTTTVNLAASLALHGARVLVIDLDPQGNASTALGIDHHAEVPSIYDVLVESKPLSEVVQPVPDVEGLFCAPATIDLAGAEIELVSLVARESRLQRAIEAYEQPLDYILIDCPPSLGLLTVNAMVAGAEVLIPIQCEYYALEGLGQLLRNVELVRGHLNPSLHVSTILLTMYDGRTRLASQVADEVRSHFGKEVLRTSIPRSVRISEAPSYGQTVLTYDPGSSGSLSYLEAAREIALRGIGVHYDAQQGHVGSQNSQQSMSEGIQ
- the rsmG gene encoding 16S rRNA (guanine(527)-N(7))-methyltransferase RsmG produces the protein MTEAAELPPAPDEARTVFGEFFPEAVRYAELLADAGVKRGLIGPREVPRLWERHLLNCAVLSEVVPEGVTVCDVGSGAGLPGIPLALVRPDLKITLLEPLLRRTNFLQEVVELLGLDHVTVVRGRAEEVLGTLQPVHVVTARAVAPLDRLAGWGVPLLRPYGEMLALKGDTAEEEIKGARAALSKLGVVETSVLQVGEDIVDPLATVVRVKVGESPGGVRFATKRAKAAQVGRARRRR
- a CDS encoding Jag family protein; this encodes MTEGTISAPAEAEPGDTLTRLEQEGEIAADYLEGLLDIADLDGDIDMDVEADRAAVSIISDSGRDLQKLVGRDGEVLEALQELTRLAVHRETGDRSRLMLDIAGFRAKKRTELAELGAKAADEVKSTGQPVKLDPMTPFERKVVHDAVAAAGLRSESEGEEPQRFVVVLPA